The sequence AGGCGGCGCGCGCCGATGTTCTCGGTCCGCTCGTTCACCTCGGCCGCGATGCGGGCGATCTCGGCGACCGCGTCGTCGCGGAAAACGAGCTTCACGCGCTCGGTCTCGAGCAGCGCCGTGTACTGGCGCGTGAGCGCGTTCTCGGGCTCGGTGAGGATGCGGATGAAGTCGTCCTTGGTGAGCGGCTCGAGCTCCACGCGGATCGGGAAGCGGCCCTGAAACTCCGGGATCAGGTCCGACGGCTTGGAGACGTGGAACGCGCCCGAGGCGATGAACAGGACGTGGTCGCTGCGCACCGGCCCGTGCTTGGTCGACACCGTCGAGCCCTCGACGATCGGCAAGAGGTCGCGCTGCACGCCCTCGCGCGAGACGTCCGGGCCGTGGATGCCCTCGCGGCCGGCGATCTTGTCGATCTCGTCGATGAAGACGATGCCCGACTCCTCGACGCGCCGGACCGCCTCCTTGGTGGCGGCCTCCATGTCGATGAGGCGCGTGGCTTCCTCCTGGGTGAGCGCATCCAGCGCCTCGGGGACCCGCATGCGCGTCTTCTTCGTCTTGCGCGGCATCAGGTTCTGGAAGAGGTCGCGCAGACCGTGCTCGACTTCCTCCATGCCCTGCGGCGTCATCACCTCGATCATGGGGGAGATCGGGCGCGTCACCTCGATCTCGACCATGCGGTCCTCGAGCTTCCCCTCGCGCAGCATGCGCCGGAGCTTCTCGCGCGTCGCGGACTCGTCGGGCGTCGGCGCGGCACGTTCGGTCTCGCCGCCGACCGCCTGGATCCGTCGCTCCACCCGCACGGGCGGCAGCAGGAGGTCGAGCACCCGCTCCTCGGCCAGCTCGCGGGCGCGGACGCGGACCTTCTCCTTCTCCTCCTCGCGCACCATGTTGACCGCGATCTCGGTGAGGTCGCGGATGATCGACTCGACGTCGCGGCCGACGTAGCCCACCTCGGTGAACTTCGAGGCCTCCACCTTGACGAAGGGTGCCTGCGCCAGCTTGGCGAGCCGGCGCGAGATCT is a genomic window of Deltaproteobacteria bacterium containing:
- the hslU gene encoding ATP-dependent protease ATPase subunit HslU — protein: MATFTPREIVSELDRYIVGQRAAKRAVAIALRNRWRRMHVPEPLREEIAPKNIIMIGPTGVGKTEISRRLAKLAQAPFVKVEASKFTEVGYVGRDVESIIRDLTEIAVNMVREEEKEKVRVRARELAEERVLDLLLPPVRVERRIQAVGGETERAAPTPDESATREKLRRMLREGKLEDRMVEIEVTRPISPMIEVMTPQGMEEVEHGLRDLFQNLMPRKTKKTRMRVPEALDALTQEEATRLIDMEAATKEAVRRVEESGIVFIDEIDKIAGREGIHGPDVSREGVQRDLLPIVEGSTVSTKHGPVRSDHVLFIASGAFHVSKPSDLIPEFQGRFPIRVELEPLTKDDFIRILTEPENALTRQYTALLETERVKLVFRDDAVAEIARIAAEVNERTENIGARRLHTVMERLLDQVSFDAPEMGGREIPIDAAYVRERLESILQDQDLSRFIL